One window from the genome of Candidatus Synechococcus calcipolaris G9 encodes:
- a CDS encoding SDR family oxidoreductase, with translation MRVLILGCGYTGTRLALRLHSQGIGVVITTRSGNCPEVLRDLQPAIAPVPFLWQSSPARSLPPTETWQGVTHVLSSIPPDPVGMDGVVACLMDQLMALDLQWFGYLSTTGVYGDRQGGWVDETTPVHPQNSRSQARVNAENQFLASGLPAHIFRLPGIYGPGSGRNIFSRIQTGKAQHIHRPGHYFCRIHVDDIVQTLFKSLAQPTPGEIYNISDDQPSESSHVLLEAYRLMGQTAPPPLALEELDLSPMAASFWQESRRVRNDRIKSVLGVNLKYPTYREGLASIWNQMAGDVPGAKL, from the coding sequence ATGCGAGTTCTCATTTTAGGCTGCGGCTATACGGGCACTCGCTTGGCCCTTCGCCTCCATTCCCAAGGAATTGGGGTGGTGATTACCACTCGGTCAGGGAACTGCCCAGAGGTCTTAAGGGATTTGCAGCCAGCGATCGCCCCGGTTCCATTTCTTTGGCAAAGCAGCCCAGCCCGTTCCTTGCCCCCGACCGAGACCTGGCAGGGGGTAACCCATGTTCTATCCAGTATTCCCCCCGATCCTGTGGGAATGGATGGTGTTGTTGCATGTTTGATGGATCAATTGATGGCCCTAGATTTACAGTGGTTTGGCTATCTGTCTACCACTGGGGTCTATGGCGATCGCCAGGGTGGGTGGGTGGATGAAACAACACCGGTTCACCCCCAAAATTCTCGTTCCCAGGCTCGGGTCAATGCCGAAAATCAGTTTTTGGCCAGTGGCTTGCCAGCCCATATTTTTAGATTGCCAGGAATCTACGGCCCCGGATCTGGGCGCAATATTTTTAGTCGGATTCAAACCGGCAAGGCCCAGCATATTCATCGACCGGGCCATTATTTTTGCCGTATTCATGTGGATGATATTGTCCAAACCCTTTTCAAGTCCCTGGCACAACCTACCCCTGGGGAAATTTACAATATTAGTGATGATCAACCCTCGGAATCCAGCCATGTGCTTTTAGAGGCCTATCGCCTCATGGGACAAACCGCCCCCCCACCCCTGGCCCTAGAAGAGTTAGATCTCAGCCCCATGGCAGCCTCCTTTTGGCAAGAATCCCGCCGAGTTCGCAACGATAGGATCAAGTCGGTTCTAGGGGTTAACCTAAAGTATCCAACCTATCGGGAAGGATTAGCGTCTATTTGGAATCAGATGGCCGGGGATGTGCCAGGGGCCAAACTGTGA
- a CDS encoding C40 family peptidase translates to MIENQNHRLYDIQAKVDLYDSPDCQRLATQAAMGRKLWLSSGVSLPSPDPVPVQLAEDGYPAWLAKADTGYLTPAIAPYIPQPCDRPAIEAALPKIIQFLQQAQNHPNQYLWGGNLGPNYDCSGLIQASFAHHGIWLPRDAYQQEAFTRPLVLDPVVAPASDRPEDFIPLLTPGDLVFFGTSLKATHVGFYLQEGAYIHSSGQDQGRNGIGIDYLYPREDNVTMAYYQQFRGAGRIEKSYQPQGIITI, encoded by the coding sequence GTGATTGAGAATCAAAATCATAGGCTTTATGATATACAGGCAAAAGTGGATCTCTACGATTCTCCAGATTGCCAACGATTGGCGACCCAGGCAGCCATGGGGCGAAAACTCTGGCTGAGTTCTGGGGTGTCCTTGCCGAGTCCTGACCCGGTTCCCGTTCAACTGGCAGAGGATGGTTATCCCGCCTGGTTAGCTAAGGCAGATACGGGTTACCTCACGCCCGCGATCGCCCCCTATATTCCCCAACCCTGCGATCGCCCCGCCATTGAGGCGGCATTGCCCAAAATCATTCAATTCTTGCAACAGGCCCAAAACCATCCCAACCAGTATCTTTGGGGGGGTAATCTAGGCCCCAACTATGACTGCTCCGGCTTAATTCAAGCCAGTTTTGCCCACCATGGCATTTGGCTGCCCCGGGATGCCTACCAGCAGGAGGCCTTTACCAGACCCTTAGTTTTAGACCCAGTTGTCGCTCCAGCCAGCGATCGCCCTGAAGATTTCATTCCACTTTTAACACCCGGAGACCTAGTATTTTTCGGTACATCTCTGAAAGCAACCCACGTGGGGTTTTATCTGCAAGAGGGGGCCTATATCCATAGTTCCGGTCAGGATCAGGGCCGCAATGGCATTGGCATTGACTATCTATATCCCAGGGAAGATAACGTGACCATGGCCTATTACCAACAATTTCGAGGGGCCGGCCGCATCGAAAAAAGCTACCAACCCCAAGGCATTATTACCATCTAG
- a CDS encoding riboflavin synthase, with amino-acid sequence MFTGLIQGLGQLQFLSPSRLRIFCPGVNFLTMVAIGDSVAVDGACLTVEEFDTQGFTVTVSPETLKRTTLGERAHRGEPVNLEPSLRLGDKLGGHFVTGHVDGVGTLDQSTLLGDSWEIIFRAPVSVCPYIVAKGSIAVNGISLTVASCHPQGEWFSVAVIPHTYQQTTLSVLGVGDQVNLEADLLGKYARQFLTPYQSLDHPPSHSPELSLEFLQEHGFS; translated from the coding sequence ATGTTTACTGGCTTAATTCAGGGACTCGGCCAACTCCAATTCCTTTCCCCTTCCCGTTTGCGTATTTTCTGTCCAGGGGTAAACTTTTTGACCATGGTGGCGATCGGAGATAGCGTTGCCGTTGATGGGGCTTGTCTAACGGTGGAAGAGTTTGATACCCAGGGATTTACGGTAACTGTTTCGCCGGAAACCTTAAAGCGCACCACCCTAGGGGAACGGGCCCATCGGGGAGAGCCGGTGAATTTAGAACCCTCCTTACGTTTGGGGGATAAGCTGGGGGGGCATTTCGTTACGGGTCATGTGGATGGTGTGGGAACCTTGGATCAAAGTACCCTGTTGGGGGATAGCTGGGAGATAATCTTTAGGGCCCCGGTGTCGGTTTGCCCCTATATTGTGGCAAAGGGGAGTATTGCGGTGAATGGTATTAGCTTGACGGTGGCCAGTTGTCACCCCCAGGGTGAATGGTTCTCAGTGGCCGTGATTCCCCACACTTACCAGCAAACGACCCTATCGGTTTTAGGGGTTGGGGATCAGGTTAATTTGGAGGCGGATTTATTGGGCAAATATGCCCGACAGTTTTTAACCCCCTATCAGTCCCTAGACCATCCTCCGAGCCATTCCCCAGAACTGTCCCTAGAATTTCTCCAAGAGCATGGCTTTAGTTAG